From one Culex quinquefasciatus strain JHB chromosome 3, VPISU_Cqui_1.0_pri_paternal, whole genome shotgun sequence genomic stretch:
- the LOC119769816 gene encoding uncharacterized protein LOC119769816, producing the protein MRWFLDVWYLFGCRSNHPVPLDRDPAAISHLQEFSFRVRICNVHRLRPRCVLLRVCFDKHEKHSIRIDGSDSKWPDHLGVENAPYWRDRVQQNDSILLLADLIETLSKIRAEKRTSQTPSTSSQLAKRPRIASPEIVSSQQPWTSSKYFDDKYTDWRCSTTTTTVWKRLKSASNPPPWEVTTSPKLVPNRGT; encoded by the exons ATGAGATGGTTCTTGGACGTGTGGTATCTGTTCGGTTGCAGATCGAACCACCCCGTTCCATTAGATCGCGATCCTGCAGCCATTAGCCATTTGCAGGAGTTCTCGTTCCGAGTCCGGATCTGCAACGtccaccgactccggcctaGATGTGTCCTCTTGCGAGTGTGTTTTGACAAACACGAAAAACA TTCTATCAGAATCGACGGCTCAGATTCCAAATGGCCAGATCATCTTGGTGTTGAAAATGCACCCTACTGGCGAGATCGAGTTCAACAAAATG ATAGCATCCTCCTGCTCGCCGACTTAATCGAGACCCTAAGCAAAATACGAGCAGAGAAGAGAACCTCTCAAACTCCGTCAACCTCCTCACAGCTAGCGAAACGACCAAGAATCGCTTCCCCAGAGATAGTCTCGAGCCAGCAACCTTGGACAAGTAGCAAATACTTTGACGATAAGTACACCGATTGGCGCtgttcgacgacgacgacgacagtcTGGAAACGTTTGAAATCCGCTTCAAATCCCCCGCCATGGGAAGTGACGACCTCCCCCAAATTGGTTCCAAATCGAGGAACATAG
- the LOC6047853 gene encoding 2-oxoisovalerate dehydrogenase subunit beta, mitochondrial: MSLLKLASGATAAALKKSSTTQLVVSRASSHFVYSPDAKAPVEGPTQKMNMFQAINNAMDIAMERDTSALVFGEDVAFGGVFRCSMGLQKKYGKDRVFNTPLCEQGIAGFAIGVANTGATAIAEMQFADYIFPAFDQIVNEAAKYRYRSGNLFDCGSLTFRAPCGAVGHGACYHSQSPEAYFAHTPGLKVVVPRGPNKAKGLLLACIKEKDPCIVFEPKTLYRAAVEEVPVAAFESPLGKADILRTGSDVTLIGWGTQIHVLSEVADMAKKQYGVNCEVIDLVSILPWDKDTVCSSAKKTGRVLIAHEAPLTSGFGAELAATIQEECFLHLEAPVARVTGWDTPFPHVFEPFYIPDKFRCLAGVKKLIDY; this comes from the exons ATGAGTCTTCTCAAGTTGGCGAGCGGCGCCACGGCGGCTGCTCTGAAGAAGAGTTCGACGACCCAGCTGGTCGTTTCACGTGCCTCGTCCCACTTTGTGTACAGCCCGGATGCGAAGGCTCCGGTCGAGGGGCCAACCCAGAAGATGAACATGTTCCAGGCCATTAACAACGCGATGGACATCGCCATGGAGCGAGACACTTCGGCGCTGGTGTTTGGTGAGGACGTTGCTTTTGGAGGGGTTTTCCGATGCTCCATGGGCCTGCAGAAGAAGTACGGAAAGGATCGGGTGTTTAACACTCCGTTGTGCGAGCAAGGCATTGCTGGGTTTGCGATCGGGGTGGCCAACACGGGTGCGACGGCCATCGCCGAGATGCAGTTTGCCGATTACATTTTTCCGGCGTTCGATCAGATAGTCAATGAAGCGGCCAAGTATCGGTACCGCAGCGGAAATCTGTTCGATTGTGGGTCGCTAACGTTCCGCGCACCGTGCGGCGCCGTTGGACATGGTGCTTGCTATCACTCGCAATCTCCGGAGGCGTACTTTGCGCACACACCCGGCTTAAAGGTGGTCGTTCCGCGCGGTCCCAATAAGGCAAAGGGATTGCTGCTGGCTTGCATCAAGGAGAAAGATCCTTGCATCGTGTTTGAGCCTAAAACGCTGTACCGAGCGGCGGTGGAGGAGGTTCCGGTGGCCGCCTTTGAGTCTCCGCTGGGCAAGGCGGACATCCTGAGAACCGGCAGCGACGTCACGTTGATCGGATGGGGTACGCAGATTCACGTGCTGTCGGAGGTTGCCGATATGGCTAAAAAGCAGTACGGCGTGAACTGTGAGGTGATTGACCTGGTGTCGATTCTGCCGTGGGATAAGGACACCGTTTGCAGT TCGGCGAAAAAGACGGGCCGCGTGCTGATCGCCCACGAGGCACCCCTCACGAGCGGATTTGGCGCCGAGCTGGCAGCGACCATCCAGGAGGAGTGCTTCCTCCATCTCGAGGCGCCGGTAGCACGCGTCACCGGCTGGGACACGCCCTTCCCGCACGTGTTCGAGCCGTTCTACATCCCGGACAAGTTCCGCTGTCTGGCCGGCGTGAAGAAGCTCATCGATTACTGA